The DNA sequence CGACATGAAAGAGTCGTTCACCTCGCCTGACGACGTGAAAGGGGCGTTCATGACGTCGCGCCGCCGCCGGATCCGTCAGATCGTGCGGGCCGGGGCCGTTGCCGCCGTCGTGAGCGGGGTCCCGTCCACCGCGCACGCCCTCCTCACCGGGGGCGACCTCCTCGCCGCCACTCGCGCCGCGGGAACCATCCTCCCCGGCCGGCGCGACCGGCCCGGCGTCGCCGCCGGGCTGGTCGCGCACGTTCTCGTCGCCGCCGGGTGGACCGGGGTGCTCGCCGCGGCCGGTTGTCGCGGCGGTGCCCGGGGTGCGGTGGCCGGGCTGGCGATCGCCGCACTCGATCTCCGCGTCGCCAGCCGGGCCTTCCCCGCTGTGCAGGCGCTTCCCCGCGCCCCACAGCTGGCCGATCACCTCGTGTTCGGCGCCGTCATCGGCACTCTGCTCGACCGTCCACACCGGACGGATCAGGGCACGACCTCGACGACGTCACCCGGGTGCAAGGAGTTGTAGAACGTCACCGCGGCCGCGTGCGAAAGGTGCACGCACCCGTGGGACTTCACCTTCAGGCTGCCCTGGTGGAATGCGACCCCGGTGGTGGTGAAGAACACCGAGTACGGCATCGGCCCGTTGTACTGCTTGCTGTAGTGGTCGATGTCCTTGTACTGCACGTGGAACTTCCCCAGCGGGGTCGGGTACTTCGGCAGCCCCACGGTGATCGGGACGCCGCCGTAGGTGACGTTCCCGGCGCCGTCGGTCAACCACGCCGTATTCGAACTGCGCTGGACGCAGGCCTTCGCGTCGGCACTGCACGGCGTCGACGCCGCTTCGGCCGTTCCCGCGAACGCCACGGTCCCCGCCATCGCGGCGACCCCGCCCAGTAGTGCGATCATCCTCCGGTTCATCGCGTGCCTCCCGTTGTCGTTCGGCGACAGGAGGTAAGGTGCCCAGTTTTTGGATCTTCGAACCGGTCAGTTCCGCAGTTGCGAAAGCCGGAGGAATTCCTCCTGCTCGCGGTCGTACCGCTGGGTCAGGCCGTTCCCGTAGC is a window from the Amycolatopsis sp. cg9 genome containing:
- a CDS encoding L,D-transpeptidase — its product is MNRRMIALLGGVAAMAGTVAFAGTAEAASTPCSADAKACVQRSSNTAWLTDGAGNVTYGGVPITVGLPKYPTPLGKFHVQYKDIDHYSKQYNGPMPYSVFFTTTGVAFHQGSLKVKSHGCVHLSHAAAVTFYNSLHPGDVVEVVP